GCACGGCTATACCCACCAGAACTGCTATCGTTATCCACCGAATCCGCTGCGGCGCATCATTAAGGTTCATCTTAAACTCTGAACAATGAACGATGAGCCACGAACGTCAGAATGCGTTCCCTGTTCATCGTTCTCAGTTCCTCGTTTTAGTGGTGGGTGCTGCCGCGATGGGTTCCAACCAGAACACGCGAATAGTTGTTCAGGTCTTCCAGCACGCGCCCAGCGCCGCGCGCCACGCACGTCATCGAATCTTCGGCCACCCACACCCGCATCTTCACCACGTCTTCCACCCGTTCGGCCAGCCCGCGAATTTGCGCGCCGCCGCCGGCCAGGCACACGCCCACTTCCATCAGGTCGGCCACCAGTTCCGGCGGCGTATCGTCCAGGGCGTCGCGCACGGTATCGACGATGATGTTGATGGACGGCCCCATCGCTTCGCGCAGTTCGATACTGCTGATTTCCACCGCTTGCGGCAGGCCGTTGATGAGGTTGCGTCCGCGCACCGTCATGGTGCGCTCTTCGGGCAGTGAAAAGGCGGAGCCAATGCCGATTTTGACGCGCTCGGCCATACGTTCGCCGACCAGTAAATTATATTTGCTGCGCACGTATTGGATGATGTCTTCATCCATTTCGTCGCCGGCCACGCGGATGGAGCGGCTGACGACGATGCCGCCCATGGCAAATATCGCTACTTCGGTCGTGCCACCGCCGATGTCTACAATCATGCTGCCGCGTGATTCGATGATCGGCAGCCCGGCGCCAATGGCCGCTGCCATCGGCTCTTCGATCAGAAAAGCCTCACGCGCTCCGGCGGAGATGGTGGCGTCGTAGACGGCCCGTTTTTCCACTTCGGTCACGCCGCTGGGGATGCCCACCACGACGCGCGGCCGGGGAAAGGGCACAATCATCTGTTCGTGGGCTTTGTCTATGAAGTATTTGAGCATGGCTTCGGTGATCTCGAACTCAGAGATCACGCCGTCGCGTAACGGCCGTATCGCCACAATATCACCCGGCGTCCGCCCCACCATTTCGCGCGCTTCGGCCCCAATGGCTAACGGCCGTCTGGTCCGCTTATTAATGGCGACCCAGGAAGGCTCGTTAATCACAATCCCCTTGTCACGAATGTAAACCAGGGTATTGGCCGTGCCCAGATCAATGCCAATGTCTAATGAAAACAGGCCTAGCAGCCAATCGAGTGGTCTAAACAACGTTTGTTACCTTATTTCCCAAAAATATGGTTGTCTCTTCCCGAAATCAACCAAGCGACGATTATACCATACGCCTTTTGCCCTGCACGCATTCTCTAACTTGCCCTCATAAACGCCCACAAATGCCACCAACCGGAAATCTTATCCAGCAAAGGGTGACGCGCGACATCTAACGAGTGACGTAGGAATTGTATGATTATTTCTTGGTTAACCGCCCATAAGTTTGTATGATTTAAGCTAACGTATCATTCGTGGGTCAATTTAGACCTGACAAATTGCGACAGACCCAAAGGATAGAACAGATGGCACAACAAGCGCTTTTCGCCGGATTGGTGTACGACGAGTGGGACCACCCCGTACCCACCCGTCTGATCGGCAGTGATGCCCATTATGTCATTGATGATGATGGTTTTTTGCGGCACATTGATTCAGAAAGTGTAGACCGCCAGGTTTTGGGCGTTTTTTTACAACAGTTGGAAAGCAATAAAGACGTGGCCGTAGAGCAAATGCTCAACATGATGGGCAAAGATGATCTGTTCACCAAAGCGGCCGTAGATGCTTCCCTACGCAACATAGACATGAACCAGATTATCGCCCAGGGCATTCCCGCCCAGGCCCGCGACATGTTGGGCATGTTGGGCTTCCGCATCATCATCAACGTCCACGGCGAGGTTATCCGCATGGACCAACCGGCTGTGCCGGATGAAGAGTGAATAATCGTCAATTTCCCATTGGCATTTGCCAGAGGCAGCGCCCTACGGAATGCGGATTACCGAATACGGGTCCTGGTTCGCCCTTCTCTGAAAGTCCAGTAAAATAGCGGCATGTCTCAACGACTCGCGCTGCTCATTGCCCACACCTCTTACCAGGACGACCGCCTGTCTGTCCCCCATGCGGCTGCGGAAGTGGCCGCCCTGGCCGATGTGCTGCAAGATAGGCAGCACGGCCGTTTTGCTGCCGTCCACACCTTGCTAGACCAAACGGCCGTGGATGTGCAGCTCGCCATCGCCGCCTTTCTGGAACAACCCCTCACCGCCGATGACCTGATCCTGCTCACTATTTCCGGCCACTGCCTGCTGGACCAGAGCGACGTGTACCTGGCAGCGGCCGACACGTTCAGCGAAACCTACCTGGACGCCACGACCATCCAGATGGAGTTTATCCGGCGGCGGCTGGCGTACTGCCCGGCGCAAACAGTGGTGGTGTTAGACTGCTGCCACAGTCGGCTGGATGGCGCGCCCGCCGCCGACGCCGCCCGCCGGGTGGCGCAATCGCTGACCGGACCAGGGCAGGTCCTGCTGCTGGCGGCGCAGCCCGCGCCCCCGGCCGCGCCATCCACCTTCATCCGCACACTGACCGATGGGCTGCGCCATCTGGCGGCCGACAGTGACCGCGACGGCCGTCTGACTGTGCAAGAATGGTTTGCTTATGCCCAATCGGCCGATGCTTCCTGGCAAAAACGGGCCAGTGAAGCGCAAGATGGCTGGGTGCTGACGGCCGTTTCCGCCGCCAAACTTGCCCCACTGCCTGTCGCCTTGTCGGCTGAATCCACGCCAGACGCGGATACGGCCGCTGCCCCAATTGTCCCGGCTGCCCCGGCCAACCGGCGCGGCGTGCTTATCGCCGCGCTGCTGCTGCTGTTGCTCCTGGTCGCCGGTGGGTTGTACGTGCTGCGCGATGGGTTTGCGGCGGTGGGGGCCGCGCCTACCCGCGCCGTTGGCGCGGCGGACAACACAACCACCCCTGAGCCAGCCACAGAAACGGCCGTATCCCCCGCCACGCTGCCGGTCATTGCGCCCACAGATTTCCCCGCCATACCGACGGTGACGCCCACCACCACCTTAACACCGGCTGCCATCTTGTCGCCCACGCCGACCATGTCGCCCACGCTGACCATGTCGCCCACGCCGACCATGTCGCCCACGCTGACCGCAGCGCCAACGCTGACTGTAGCGCCAACGCTGACCGTAGCGCCAACGCTGACCGTAGCGCCAACGGCTTCGTCAACGGCCACGCAGTCGCCCACACCCACGGTCTCGCCCACGCCAGTGCCGATGCAAATTACGGCCGCCGCCGCCTTTTTGCGCGCCGGGCCGGGCATCAATTATCAGATTCTCGCTTTTCCGCCACAGGGGACCCGGGTAACGGCCGTTGGCCGCAATACCGACGCCACCTGGTACAACGTCATCTTGCCCGATGGCCTGACAGGTTGGATTTATACCGATGTGGTGCGCCCGGCGGATACGGCCGTTGGCCCATCACTGCCCATCGCCGCCACCATCCCCGCGCCGGTGAATGAGTTTTACAATTTTGTCGCCCAGGATACCGGCGGCAGCCTCATCACCCAGGTTTACCACGTTTACACCGGCGTGCGCGGCGAAACCGCCTTCCTGCGCGCCCGCCTGCTGCCAGAAACCGATCAGGTGCAGCCCAATTATGTCAATGGCGCGGAATTGGGCCTGGGGCTGCTCATCGTCGAATTTACGCGGGTGGGCAGCCAGCCATATACCAGCACGGCCGTCGAATTTTGCATGACAGACGTCACCGGCGAGGCTTTCCACTGCCAGACCTTCCCGGCGCGTAAAGGGTGGTAAAGACATGAATAACACAACAACATTCCCCCGGTTAACCTGGGAAGCCATCACCTTACAGCTGCGCAATCCATTTCGCATTTCCTATGGCGTCAGCGAGACGCGGCAGGCGTTTTGGCTGCGGCTGGCGAATGATGAAGGCTGGGGCGAGGGCACGATCCCGGCTTATTATGGCATTCCCGATGAGGCGCTGACGGCCGTCTGGCAAACCGCCGCCCATTCCCCCAGCCCTTTCCCCGATGACCCGGCCGACATCCCCGCCTGGGTGGGCGACGACGGCCCCGCGCCGGCCCGCGCCGCCCTGGACCTGGCCCTGCATGATCGGATTGGCAAACTGCGTGGACGGCCGTTGTACCAACTGCTCGGCCTGCCGCGCCCGGAACCCATGCCCACCTCCTTCACCATCAGCCTGGATACGCCGCAGAAAATGGCCGAGATGGCCCGGCAGGTAGGCAGCTACCCCATCATCAAAGTGAAATTAGGCGGCGACGATGACGTCGCCTGCATCGCCGCCATTCACGCCGCCCGGCCAGACGCCCGCCTGCGCGTGGACGCCAACGCCGGTTGGAGCGCCGCGGAAGCTGTGCGCCACGTGGCTGCTCTGGAGCCGTTTAACCTGGAACTCATCGAGCAGCCGACGGCCAAAGAGGACATCGAAGGCATGGGTTACGTGCAGGCCCACACCCGCGTGCCGGTGGTGGCCGACGAATCGGTGCAAACGCTGGCGAACGTCGAGGCGTTGGCGGCGGCCGGGGTGCAAGGCATCAACCTGAAGCTGATGAAAGTGGGCGGGCTGGCCCCGGGGCTGCGTTTGCTGCGGCGGGCGCAGGAATTAGGGCTGCGGGTGATGTTGGGCTGCATGGTGGAAACATCGTTGGGCACAACGGCCATGGCCCACCTGAGCGGTCTGGCTGAATGGATAGACCTGGACGCGCCGCTGCTGATTGCCAATGACCCGTTTGATGGCTTGCGCTATAATCAGTCTCTAGACATTCATGTGCCGTCGCGCCCTGGCATTGGGGTTGTGCGACGCATTGCGGGAGAAAGCAGTTTTGTTAGAGAAAATTGAGG
The DNA window shown above is from Candidatus Leptovillus gracilis and carries:
- a CDS encoding rod shape-determining protein, whose translation is MLGLFSLDIGIDLGTANTLVYIRDKGIVINEPSWVAINKRTRRPLAIGAEAREMVGRTPGDIVAIRPLRDGVISEFEITEAMLKYFIDKAHEQMIVPFPRPRVVVGIPSGVTEVEKRAVYDATISAGAREAFLIEEPMAAAIGAGLPIIESRGSMIVDIGGGTTEVAIFAMGGIVVSRSIRVAGDEMDEDIIQYVRSKYNLLVGERMAERVKIGIGSAFSLPEERTMTVRGRNLINGLPQAVEISSIELREAMGPSINIIVDTVRDALDDTPPELVADLMEVGVCLAGGGAQIRGLAERVEDVVKMRVWVAEDSMTCVARGAGRVLEDLNNYSRVLVGTHRGSTHH
- a CDS encoding SH3 domain-containing protein, which encodes MSQRLALLIAHTSYQDDRLSVPHAAAEVAALADVLQDRQHGRFAAVHTLLDQTAVDVQLAIAAFLEQPLTADDLILLTISGHCLLDQSDVYLAAADTFSETYLDATTIQMEFIRRRLAYCPAQTVVVLDCCHSRLDGAPAADAARRVAQSLTGPGQVLLLAAQPAPPAAPSTFIRTLTDGLRHLAADSDRDGRLTVQEWFAYAQSADASWQKRASEAQDGWVLTAVSAAKLAPLPVALSAESTPDADTAAAPIVPAAPANRRGVLIAALLLLLLLVAGGLYVLRDGFAAVGAAPTRAVGAADNTTTPEPATETAVSPATLPVIAPTDFPAIPTVTPTTTLTPAAILSPTPTMSPTLTMSPTPTMSPTLTAAPTLTVAPTLTVAPTLTVAPTASSTATQSPTPTVSPTPVPMQITAAAAFLRAGPGINYQILAFPPQGTRVTAVGRNTDATWYNVILPDGLTGWIYTDVVRPADTAVGPSLPIAATIPAPVNEFYNFVAQDTGGSLITQVYHVYTGVRGETAFLRARLLPETDQVQPNYVNGAELGLGLLIVEFTRVGSQPYTSTAVEFCMTDVTGEAFHCQTFPARKGW
- a CDS encoding dipeptide epimerase; translated protein: MNNTTTFPRLTWEAITLQLRNPFRISYGVSETRQAFWLRLANDEGWGEGTIPAYYGIPDEALTAVWQTAAHSPSPFPDDPADIPAWVGDDGPAPARAALDLALHDRIGKLRGRPLYQLLGLPRPEPMPTSFTISLDTPQKMAEMARQVGSYPIIKVKLGGDDDVACIAAIHAARPDARLRVDANAGWSAAEAVRHVAALEPFNLELIEQPTAKEDIEGMGYVQAHTRVPVVADESVQTLANVEALAAAGVQGINLKLMKVGGLAPGLRLLRRAQELGLRVMLGCMVETSLGTTAMAHLSGLAEWIDLDAPLLIANDPFDGLRYNQSLDIHVPSRPGIGVVRRIAGESSFVREN